Proteins encoded in a region of the Paenibacillus pedocola genome:
- a CDS encoding U32 family peptidase: MTELLAPAGNMEALKAAISNGCDAIYLGMQKFGARAYSSNFDLESLKEAVTYAHLRDVKIYVAMNTIVFENEVEEMKEQINELNKVGVDGIIVQDLTAFDYIVKNFSDMEAHCSTQMGIDDVDGTLLFKELGAKRVVLSREVEIEKVKEIKRIADIPLEIFVHGALCVSYSGNCLMSGLLGNRCANRGRCVGSCRKEYQLIDKTTDTALGKSYILSTKDLNTIDYIHDLKEIDSLKIEGRMKAPTYVANVVSKYRMALDHKITEEDKENLKKTFNRTFTKGYLFHEDRRNITNISRPNNFGYPIGTISKIDKDRYEITLTRTLNQNDTIRISHNNEDINLTVAKLYDKDGGLINKADDVCYIKVTEKMSTGDLVYKTKDYYYQKELEASLEKEFKRFNLDLRVYAYPDSKLFIEADGLGFNYSYESEEILGEAINNPTTKDQVIKQFSRLNDTIFELNHVDYEDCNAFIPAKLLNAARRDIVQGLYDLKLNSQKKRTKALEAKEKISFAPVKPYLTASVTTKEQYDACVSCGIKEIYFENVVRRNQNDYKEKEGQLLIGGYGGIYHYRETNPFVTDYSLNVINATSCYELYRLGAKRVTLSYELNKSQIEDLMNAYYEENDGYPALEMIVYGKAPLMFTKYCPMKKMNQCRICKTKSYELKDEHGTFPIISHEDCTTTILNGKTLNLLDELPNIKGIEALRLNFTVESKEQVVKVINMASGKLNGSMNHAVFNQETDTRGHFNKEIV, translated from the coding sequence ATGACTGAATTACTAGCTCCGGCAGGAAATATGGAGGCTTTAAAAGCTGCAATTTCTAATGGTTGTGATGCAATATACTTAGGAATGCAAAAATTTGGTGCACGTGCATACTCATCTAATTTTGATTTAGAATCGTTAAAAGAGGCGGTTACGTATGCGCACCTGAGGGACGTTAAAATCTATGTTGCAATGAATACCATCGTTTTTGAAAACGAAGTTGAAGAGATGAAAGAGCAGATAAATGAATTAAATAAAGTCGGTGTTGATGGCATTATCGTCCAGGACCTGACTGCTTTCGATTATATCGTTAAAAACTTTTCTGATATGGAAGCACATTGTTCAACTCAAATGGGAATAGACGATGTAGACGGAACTTTATTATTTAAAGAACTTGGTGCTAAAAGAGTTGTTCTGTCCCGTGAGGTTGAGATTGAAAAAGTAAAAGAGATCAAAAGAATCGCTGACATACCTTTAGAAATTTTCGTTCACGGTGCTTTATGTGTATCTTATTCGGGAAACTGTCTAATGTCAGGATTACTCGGCAATCGATGCGCAAATCGCGGAAGATGTGTGGGTTCATGCCGTAAGGAGTATCAGCTAATCGATAAGACAACAGATACAGCTTTAGGGAAAAGCTATATTCTATCTACTAAGGACCTAAACACAATCGATTACATCCATGATTTAAAAGAAATCGATTCTTTAAAAATAGAAGGCAGAATGAAAGCACCTACGTATGTTGCTAATGTTGTATCAAAATATCGCATGGCCTTAGATCATAAAATAACCGAAGAAGATAAAGAAAATCTCAAAAAAACATTCAACAGGACATTTACTAAAGGATATTTGTTTCACGAAGATCGGAGAAATATTACAAACATTTCAAGACCTAATAACTTTGGGTATCCAATTGGAACCATCAGCAAGATCGATAAAGATCGTTATGAAATAACACTTACACGTACTTTGAATCAAAACGATACCATCCGAATAAGTCATAACAATGAAGATATTAATCTAACGGTTGCCAAACTGTACGATAAAGATGGCGGCTTAATTAACAAAGCAGATGATGTCTGCTATATCAAAGTTACAGAAAAGATGTCTACGGGAGATTTAGTATATAAAACGAAGGATTATTACTACCAAAAAGAATTAGAAGCATCACTGGAAAAAGAATTTAAGCGGTTTAACCTGGATCTTAGAGTATATGCATATCCAGATTCAAAGCTTTTCATAGAGGCTGATGGCTTAGGCTTTAATTATTCATATGAAAGCGAGGAAATACTGGGCGAAGCCATTAATAATCCAACAACAAAAGACCAGGTTATAAAGCAATTCTCAAGATTAAATGATACGATATTCGAACTCAATCATGTCGATTATGAGGATTGCAATGCATTTATTCCAGCTAAACTGTTAAATGCAGCAAGAAGAGATATTGTACAGGGCTTATATGACTTAAAGCTTAACAGCCAGAAGAAAAGAACCAAGGCTTTGGAAGCAAAAGAAAAAATAAGCTTTGCCCCTGTAAAACCATACCTTACGGCCTCTGTAACGACTAAGGAACAGTATGATGCTTGCGTGAGCTGTGGAATTAAGGAAATCTATTTTGAAAACGTGGTTAGAAGAAATCAGAATGATTATAAGGAAAAAGAAGGGCAGCTGCTAATCGGAGGATATGGCGGCATTTATCACTACAGAGAGACAAATCCGTTTGTTACGGACTATTCTCTAAATGTTATTAATGCTACCAGTTGCTATGAATTATATAGATTAGGTGCAAAACGAGTCACTTTATCTTATGAATTGAATAAGAGCCAAATTGAAGATTTAATGAATGCCTATTATGAAGAAAATGACGGCTATCCTGCACTGGAAATGATTGTATATGGCAAGGCTCCGTTGATGTTTACAAAATATTGTCCGATGAAAAAAATGAATCAATGCAGAATCTGCAAAACGAAGAGCTATGAGTTAAAAGATGAGCACGGAACCTTCCCTATCATTTCCCATGAGGATTGTACAACGACTATTCTTAATGGGAAGACGCTTAATCTTTTAGATGAGCTACCAAACATCAAAGGAATCGAGGCGCTCCGATTAAACTTCACAGTTGAATCCAAAGAGCAGGTTGTAAAAGTCATTAATATGGCGTCAGGTAAATTAAATGGCTCAATGAATCATGCTGTCTTTAATCAGGAAACAGACACAAGAGGACATTTTAATAAAGAGATTGTGTAG
- a CDS encoding GyrI-like domain-containing protein — protein MERIRVIEIPPLKVVNSGNLSAMEDFEAFDQWWSSINVKHYITPRDFMWYNVKQRYLEWFFALPEGHEDTGGYEVVDFPGGLYAVAATTDAEEEAIEETKASIRSWVEASGCFELSTNENDPAERYVMTHVITPKIFKEKMGYHLSDIFVPIIAK, from the coding sequence TTGGAGAGAATCCGTGTAATCGAGATTCCACCGCTAAAAGTTGTTAATTCGGGAAACCTATCGGCTATGGAGGATTTCGAAGCGTTCGACCAATGGTGGTCATCCATCAATGTCAAGCATTACATTACACCCCGTGACTTTATGTGGTATAACGTCAAGCAACGGTATTTGGAATGGTTTTTTGCGCTGCCGGAAGGACATGAGGATACAGGTGGATACGAGGTTGTTGATTTTCCTGGGGGATTGTATGCGGTTGCGGCTACAACGGACGCAGAGGAAGAAGCGATTGAGGAAACGAAAGCATCTATTCGTTCATGGGTAGAGGCAAGCGGTTGCTTCGAACTATCAACAAACGAGAATGATCCAGCAGAGCGATACGTTATGACCCATGTCATTACACCTAAGATATTCAAAGAGAAAATGGGCTATCATCTATCAGATATATTCGTGCCGATTATTGCAAAGTAA
- the rlmH gene encoding 23S rRNA (pseudouridine(1915)-N(3))-methyltransferase RlmH: MLIQIIGVGKLKEKYLVSGIAEYAKRLTPYLKFQMIEVADEKAPDNLSDAEVVQVKVREGERILAHIKSEAHVIALAIDGKLWSSEELAAEIDRLGTYGTSHVVFVIGGSHGLSDDVMRRAQQRMSFGRMTLPHQLMRLVLVEQIYRAVKINRGEPYHK, translated from the coding sequence ATGTTAATTCAAATCATCGGCGTAGGCAAATTGAAGGAAAAATATTTGGTGAGCGGCATTGCGGAGTACGCCAAGCGATTGACCCCCTACCTCAAGTTCCAGATGATTGAGGTGGCGGATGAGAAGGCCCCGGACAATCTCAGCGACGCTGAGGTTGTCCAGGTGAAGGTACGCGAGGGCGAGCGTATCCTCGCGCACATCAAGAGCGAAGCGCATGTCATTGCGCTCGCGATCGACGGCAAGCTCTGGAGCTCCGAGGAGCTTGCCGCCGAAATCGACCGGCTCGGCACCTACGGGACGAGCCATGTCGTCTTCGTCATCGGAGGCAGCCATGGCCTCTCCGATGACGTCATGCGCCGCGCCCAGCAGCGCATGAGCTTCGGCCGCATGACGCTGCCCCATCAGCTCATGCGGCTGGTGCTGGTAGAGCAGATTTATCGTGCGGTGAAGATTAATCGGGGGGAACCGTATCACAAGTAG
- a CDS encoding ArsR/SmtB family transcription factor has translation MKLLHHPDRKDLQLASVLYALSDPIRLYVVSEIRKHGEQACNSFKVPIAKSTMSHHARTLREAGVVYTRAQGTQRIMSLRTDDLNERFPGLLDSVLQAYDSSEQPELFAEQEEGLE, from the coding sequence ATGAAGCTGCTTCATCATCCGGACCGCAAGGACCTCCAGCTGGCCTCTGTGCTGTATGCGCTTAGTGATCCGATCCGTTTATATGTGGTGTCAGAAATCCGCAAGCATGGCGAGCAGGCCTGCAATAGTTTTAAGGTGCCGATTGCCAAATCCACGATGTCGCATCATGCCCGGACACTGCGCGAAGCGGGCGTAGTCTATACACGGGCACAAGGCACCCAGCGTATTATGTCGCTGCGCACTGACGACCTGAACGAGCGTTTTCCCGGGTTACTGGATTCGGTCCTACAGGCTTATGACTCCTCAGAGCAGCCCGAGCTGTTCGCGGAGCAGGAGGAGGGGCTGGAATAG